The proteins below come from a single Triticum aestivum cultivar Chinese Spring chromosome 5D, IWGSC CS RefSeq v2.1, whole genome shotgun sequence genomic window:
- the LOC123125412 gene encoding chlorophyllase-2, with protein MAAMPTMVFEAGPMEVDVKHVDKSMIPNLAKPLMVVAPKEAGAYPVIVFLHGWNMLNSWYEQLLTHVASHGFIAVAPQLYWMVVSEPDADDIDATKRITNWLADHDKGLAYVLKDVFKLEHVEPDLTKLAIAGHSRGGQTAFAVALGLGDAKTKLELKFSALIGVDPVAGVSRAQQLEPKVLTFEPDCLDVGMPVLVMGTGLGPKHIGGFPCAPVGVNHAEFYRECAPPRYHLVVKDYGHLDMLDDNVPYIINNCMCMRNQHNTKDLARRTMGGAMVAFLRAKLRIDACELIAIYRNPELAPAVLDQVDEFLPCLVGQPDPSSV; from the exons ATGGCTGCCATGCCGACGATGGTGTTCGAGGCGGGGCCAATGGAGGTGGATGTGAAGCACGTGGACAAGAGCATGATCCCGAACCTGGCCAAGCCGTTGATGGTGGTGGCGCCCAAGGAGGCCGGCGCGTACCCCGTCATCGTCTTCCTGCACGGCTGGAACATGCTCAACAGCTGGTACGAGCAGCTCCTCACACACGTCGCCTCCCATGGTTTCATCGCCGTCGCACCACAG CTCTACTGGATGGTGGTGTCCGAGCCCGATGCGGACGACATAGACGCCACAAAACGAATCACCAACTGGCTTGCAGATCATGACAAGGGGCTCGCCTACGTCCTCAAGGACGTGTTCAAACTTGAGCATGTCGAGCCTGACCTGACCAAGCTGGCTATAGCCGGCCACAGCCGAGGCGGCCAGACGGCCTTCGCCGTCGCCCTCGGACTAGGGGACGCCAAGACCAAGCTGGAGCTCAAGTTCTCCGCCCTCATCGGCGTCGACCCTGTGGCCGGGGTTTCGAGAGCCCAGCAGTTGGAGCCCAAGGTGCTCACTTTTGAACCTGACTGCCTCGACGTGGGGATGCCGGTGCTGGTCATGGGGACCGGGCTGGGTCCCAAGCACATCGGCGGATTTCCCTGCGCCCCGGTGGGCGTGAACCACGCCGAATTCTACAGGGAGTGCGCGCCGCCTCGCTACCACCTCGTGGTGAAGGACTACGGGCATCTCGACATGCTGGATGACAATGTGCCCTACATTATCAACAACTGCATGTGCATGAGGAACCAACACAACACCAAAGACCTTGCTAGGAGGACCATGGGAGGAGCCATGGTTGCCTTCCTCAGGGCTAAATTGCGAATCGATGCTTGTGAACTGATCGCCATATATCGTAACCCTGAGCTCGCGCCGGCTGTCCTGGACCAAGTTGATGAGTTTCTTCCTTGCTTGGTTGGACAGCCAGATCCGTCGTCTGTGTGA